The following are encoded together in the Bacillus sp. V2I10 genome:
- the nusB gene encoding transcription antitermination factor NusB: MKRRLAREKALQALFQIDVSDIEPKEAMSHALDGEELDEFMTALVLGTIEHMSEIDEQIKPHLVKWKLERLANVDRSVLRLAVYEMIYIEEIPVNVTLDEAIELAKTFGDDQSPKFINGVLSNIKQTIEK; encoded by the coding sequence ATGAAACGAAGATTAGCAAGGGAAAAAGCGCTGCAGGCACTCTTTCAAATAGATGTAAGTGATATTGAACCAAAAGAAGCGATGTCTCATGCGCTTGATGGGGAAGAACTGGATGAGTTCATGACAGCTCTTGTTCTTGGAACAATTGAGCATATGTCAGAGATTGATGAACAAATTAAACCTCATTTAGTGAAATGGAAGCTAGAGAGACTTGCAAATGTAGATCGATCTGTATTGCGCCTAGCGGTATACGAAATGATTTATATTGAAGAAATTCCAGTCAATGTAACTCTTGATGAAGCAATTGAACTCGCAAAAACTTTTGGAGATGACCAATCACCGAAGTTTATTAATGGTGTCCTCTCGAACATTAAACAAACGATTGAAAAATAA
- the folD gene encoding bifunctional methylenetetrahydrofolate dehydrogenase/methenyltetrahydrofolate cyclohydrolase FolD encodes MTASIISGKELAQEKRKQLAQEVKELKEQGVVPGLVVILVGDHPASISYIKGKQKASEEIGVAFTLEHFPETMQENELLDVIEKYNLDESCHGILVQLPLPDHIHEKAVIEKISPAKDVDGFHPLNIGQMMIGEDTFLPCTPAGIVEMIKSSDIEIAGKHVVVVGRSNIVGKPVGILLLNEHATVTYCHSRTPNLKEVTKQADILVVAVGRANFITGEHIKKNAAVIDVGVNRLETGKLCGDVVFEDAKQIASHITPVPGGVGPMTITMLAHNVVKSARISAVKRQGSKQL; translated from the coding sequence ATGACAGCATCAATTATCAGCGGAAAAGAATTAGCACAGGAAAAACGCAAACAGCTTGCACAAGAAGTGAAAGAATTAAAAGAGCAAGGTGTCGTGCCGGGACTTGTCGTAATTTTAGTAGGCGATCATCCAGCCTCTATTTCTTATATCAAAGGAAAACAGAAAGCGTCAGAAGAAATTGGCGTGGCATTCACGCTTGAACATTTTCCTGAAACAATGCAAGAAAATGAACTTCTGGATGTGATTGAGAAATATAACCTTGATGAAAGCTGCCACGGTATTCTTGTACAGCTTCCATTGCCGGATCATATTCATGAAAAAGCAGTCATTGAAAAAATTTCTCCTGCAAAAGATGTAGATGGATTTCATCCTCTGAATATTGGACAAATGATGATCGGTGAAGATACATTTTTGCCGTGTACACCTGCAGGAATCGTAGAAATGATAAAATCTTCAGACATTGAAATTGCCGGTAAACATGTTGTAGTAGTAGGACGCAGTAATATCGTCGGAAAACCAGTAGGCATACTTCTTTTGAATGAGCATGCAACAGTTACCTACTGTCATTCAAGAACTCCAAATTTAAAGGAAGTAACTAAGCAAGCTGATATTCTGGTTGTAGCTGTGGGCAGAGCTAATTTCATAACAGGCGAGCACATAAAAAAGAATGCTGCAGTTATCGATGTTGGTGTGAACAGACTTGAGACAGGGAAGCTGTGCGGAGATGTCGTCTTTGAAGATGCGAAGCAAATAGCGAGTCATATTACGCCAGTTCCGGGCGGAGTAGGTCCGATGACGATTACAATGCTTGCTCACAATGTCGTAAAATCAGCAAGAATTTCAGCTGTTAAACGGCAGGGAAGTAAACAGCTTTAA
- the xseA gene encoding exodeoxyribonuclease VII large subunit, whose amino-acid sequence MSEIKHVTVTALTKYIKRKFDVDPHLKDIWVKGELSNFKMHSRGHMYFTLKDEGARIAAVMFAGQNSSLKFKPENGMKVLLRCEISVYEPSGNYQMYVKEMQPDGIGSLYLAYEELKKKLEQEGLFDQKHKQPIPKYPSSVGVITSPTGAAIRDILITIKRRYPSAKVIILPALVQGIHAGPSVVKAIKKANALGYLDVLIVGRGGGSIEELWAFNEEMVAREIFNSSVPVISAVGHETDYTIADFVADLRAPTPTGAAELAVPHFAELLERTTNRQTRLLRAMQEKISAKKEQLAYYQKSYAFKYPKQLYQQKEQQLDDLVESLQKESLRSIELKKDKYDQLKNRLYRLHPREQIHREKEKHQQLIKKMTRDMSVLLRQKQTEFQSMAANLNALSPLKIMERGYSIAYQDEDLVKSISQVKPGDKLHIQMQDGQVNCQVTGVEERKAYE is encoded by the coding sequence ATGAGTGAAATCAAGCATGTGACAGTTACGGCATTAACAAAGTATATTAAACGGAAGTTTGATGTCGATCCCCACCTGAAGGATATCTGGGTGAAGGGTGAACTTTCGAATTTTAAAATGCACAGCCGAGGCCATATGTATTTCACATTAAAGGATGAAGGGGCGCGAATTGCAGCCGTTATGTTTGCCGGTCAAAATTCATCGCTTAAATTCAAGCCTGAAAATGGCATGAAAGTGCTGCTGCGCTGCGAAATTTCTGTTTATGAACCAAGCGGCAACTATCAGATGTATGTGAAAGAAATGCAGCCTGACGGAATAGGAAGCCTGTATCTGGCATATGAGGAACTGAAAAAGAAACTTGAGCAAGAAGGGCTTTTCGATCAAAAGCACAAACAGCCGATTCCTAAATATCCTTCCTCAGTTGGTGTTATTACTTCGCCAACTGGAGCAGCAATCCGGGACATATTAATTACGATCAAGCGCCGTTATCCTTCTGCAAAAGTCATTATTCTGCCTGCCCTTGTGCAGGGAATTCATGCAGGCCCATCTGTTGTCAAAGCAATTAAAAAGGCAAATGCATTAGGCTATCTGGATGTGCTGATTGTTGGCCGCGGCGGTGGTTCCATAGAAGAATTATGGGCTTTTAATGAAGAAATGGTTGCAAGAGAGATATTCAATTCCAGTGTTCCGGTCATTTCAGCCGTCGGGCACGAAACGGATTATACAATTGCAGATTTTGTTGCAGATTTAAGGGCGCCTACTCCAACGGGAGCAGCAGAACTTGCAGTGCCGCATTTTGCAGAGCTGCTGGAGAGGACAACCAATAGGCAAACACGTTTGCTTCGTGCTATGCAGGAAAAAATTTCAGCGAAAAAAGAGCAATTGGCCTACTACCAAAAGTCATATGCCTTCAAATATCCGAAGCAGCTGTATCAGCAAAAGGAACAGCAGCTCGATGATTTAGTAGAGTCACTGCAAAAAGAAAGCCTCAGGTCCATTGAGCTGAAAAAGGACAAATATGATCAATTAAAAAACCGGTTATACCGTCTGCATCCCCGTGAACAAATCCATCGCGAAAAAGAGAAGCATCAGCAATTAATTAAGAAAATGACTAGAGACATGTCCGTTCTGCTGCGTCAAAAACAGACTGAATTTCAGTCAATGGCCGCAAACCTGAACGCACTGAGCCCGCTGAAAATAATGGAGCGCGGATACAGCATTGCTTATCAGGACGAAGATCTCGTGAAAAGCATCTCACAAGTCAAACCCGGTGATAAACTTCACATTCAAATGCAGGACGGGCAGGTTAATTGCCAAGTTACAGGAGTGGAGGAAAGAAAAGCTTATGAGTGA
- a CDS encoding exodeoxyribonuclease VII small subunit, protein MSEKKEATFEQAMEELEQIVEKLEEGDVPLEKAIAYFQDGMKLSKICHDKLQTVEKQMDQILREDGELAPFDLQEEE, encoded by the coding sequence ATGAGTGAGAAAAAAGAAGCTACTTTTGAACAAGCTATGGAAGAGCTCGAACAAATAGTTGAAAAGCTTGAAGAGGGCGATGTGCCTTTAGAGAAAGCAATTGCTTATTTTCAAGACGGGATGAAGCTTTCAAAAATTTGCCATGACAAGCTGCAGACGGTTGAAAAGCAAATGGATCAGATTCTCCGCGAGGACGGAGAGCTTGCTCCGTTTGATCTGCAGGAGGAAGAGTAA
- a CDS encoding polyprenyl synthetase family protein — MKQSLEDFLSSKKELIEEKLPLYVSGLIAPSSIKEAMIYSLSAGGKRIRPALVLAVLNAFGKREEIGIPAACAVEMIHTYSLIHDDLPSMDDDDLRRGKPTNHKVYGEALAILSGDGLLTHSFGLIADQQDISAEKRLALISELVKASGIEGMVGGQVADMQGEAKNLPLSELEYIHEHKTAKLLAFSIIAGAILAEASNDEIDKLREFAYHIGIAFQIQDDILDIEGQQSKIGKPVGSDETNKKTTYPSLLTLQGAKQKLEDHISHAKAILANINIQSGLLEELCDLIASRDH, encoded by the coding sequence ATGAAGCAGTCTCTAGAAGATTTTCTTTCTTCAAAAAAAGAATTAATTGAGGAAAAATTGCCTTTATACGTCAGCGGCCTTATAGCTCCTTCTTCTATAAAGGAAGCGATGATTTATTCCCTGAGCGCCGGAGGCAAAAGGATTCGTCCAGCTCTGGTATTAGCTGTTCTGAATGCTTTTGGAAAGCGTGAAGAGATTGGTATTCCTGCTGCTTGTGCAGTGGAGATGATTCATACATATTCCCTCATTCATGATGATCTTCCCTCAATGGATGATGATGATTTGAGAAGGGGAAAACCAACAAATCATAAAGTATACGGAGAAGCGCTCGCTATTCTTTCAGGAGACGGGCTGCTGACCCACAGTTTTGGGCTTATAGCCGATCAGCAGGACATCTCTGCGGAGAAACGCCTTGCACTGATCAGTGAATTAGTAAAAGCTTCAGGCATTGAAGGAATGGTTGGCGGTCAGGTGGCAGACATGCAGGGAGAAGCAAAAAACCTGCCGCTCTCAGAATTAGAGTATATTCATGAACACAAAACGGCAAAACTATTGGCTTTTAGCATTATCGCAGGAGCAATCTTAGCTGAAGCATCCAATGATGAAATCGACAAGCTGCGTGAGTTTGCTTATCACATTGGAATTGCTTTTCAAATTCAGGATGATATTTTAGACATTGAAGGCCAGCAATCTAAAATAGGAAAACCTGTCGGATCGGATGAAACAAATAAAAAAACAACTTATCCATCACTGCTGACTTTACAAGGTGCAAAACAGAAACTCGAAGATCACATCAGCCATGCTAAAGCCATTTTGGCAAATATAAATATCCAATCGGGCTTACTTGAAGAATTATGCGATTTAATTGCTTCAAGAGATCATTAA
- the dxs gene encoding 1-deoxy-D-xylulose-5-phosphate synthase, giving the protein MDLLSIKDPSFLKKLSNNELEQLSAEIRKFLIEKLSVSGGHIGPNLGVVELTIALHKIFDSPNDKFLWDVGHQSYVHKILTGRACEFDTIRQYQGLCGFPKRNESEHDVWETGHSSTSLSAAMGMAIARDLKGTKDHIVPIIGDGALTGGMALEALNHIGHEQKDMIIILNDNEMSIAPNVGALHNVLGKLRTAGKYQWVKDELEYILKKIPAVGGKLAATAERVKDSLKYMLVSGIFFEELGITYLGPVDGHNYDDLFENLQYAKKTKGPVLLHVITKKGKGYQPAETDKIGTWHGTGPYKIETGDFVKGETAGPAWSSLVSETVRRMAREDDRIVAITPAMPVGSKLEGFASEFPDRMFDVGIAEQHATTVAAGLATQDMKPFLAIYSTFLQRAYDQVVHDICRQNLNVFIGIDRSGLVGADGETHQGVFDIAFLRHLPNMVVMMPKDENEGQHLVYTALKYNDGPIALRYPRGNGIGVKMDDELKEIPIGTWEVIREGTDAVILTFGTTIEMAMQAAESLAEKDISVRVVNARFIKPLDYAMLSQIFSEKLPVLTIEEAVLQGGFGSAVLEFAQEQGHSDAVIDRMGIPDRFIEHGSVSKLLDEIGLTAAHAERRILSISKAKEKRV; this is encoded by the coding sequence TTGGATCTGTTATCCATTAAAGACCCTTCATTCCTTAAAAAGCTATCAAATAATGAACTCGAACAATTGAGTGCTGAAATCCGTAAATTTTTAATTGAGAAGCTCTCTGTCAGCGGCGGGCATATCGGTCCTAACCTCGGTGTTGTTGAACTGACAATTGCTTTGCATAAAATATTTGACAGCCCAAATGATAAATTCCTGTGGGATGTCGGGCATCAATCGTATGTTCACAAAATATTGACTGGACGGGCATGCGAATTCGATACAATCAGACAATATCAGGGTCTGTGCGGATTTCCTAAACGCAACGAAAGTGAACACGATGTTTGGGAAACAGGACACAGTTCCACTTCTTTATCTGCAGCAATGGGAATGGCCATTGCAAGAGATTTAAAGGGAACGAAAGATCATATCGTGCCGATTATCGGGGACGGCGCCCTGACCGGCGGAATGGCTCTCGAAGCGCTTAATCATATCGGACATGAACAAAAAGATATGATTATTATTTTAAATGATAATGAGATGTCTATCGCACCAAATGTCGGTGCTCTTCATAATGTGCTTGGAAAATTAAGAACTGCCGGCAAATATCAATGGGTTAAAGATGAGCTTGAATATATTCTCAAGAAAATCCCTGCAGTTGGCGGAAAGCTTGCAGCTACTGCCGAGCGAGTAAAAGACAGCTTAAAATATATGCTTGTTTCAGGCATCTTTTTCGAGGAGCTTGGTATTACATATCTTGGTCCTGTGGATGGACATAATTATGATGATCTTTTTGAAAATCTGCAGTATGCTAAGAAAACAAAAGGACCTGTACTTTTGCATGTCATCACAAAAAAAGGCAAGGGTTACCAGCCTGCAGAAACAGATAAAATTGGAACATGGCATGGAACTGGCCCATATAAGATTGAAACGGGCGATTTTGTAAAGGGTGAAACAGCAGGTCCTGCATGGAGCAGTCTTGTCAGTGAGACAGTTAGAAGAATGGCGCGGGAAGACGATCGTATCGTTGCAATTACACCGGCTATGCCCGTCGGTTCGAAGCTTGAGGGCTTTGCAAGCGAGTTTCCTGACCGAATGTTTGACGTAGGAATAGCAGAACAGCATGCAACAACTGTAGCTGCAGGTCTTGCAACACAAGATATGAAACCGTTTTTGGCCATTTATTCAACCTTCCTTCAGCGTGCTTACGATCAGGTTGTTCATGATATTTGCCGTCAAAATCTGAATGTATTCATAGGAATTGACCGATCGGGATTAGTCGGTGCTGATGGAGAGACGCATCAGGGTGTTTTTGACATCGCGTTCTTGAGACATTTGCCGAACATGGTAGTCATGATGCCTAAAGATGAAAATGAAGGACAGCATTTAGTCTATACCGCGCTGAAATACAATGATGGGCCAATAGCGCTTCGTTATCCGAGAGGAAATGGAATTGGCGTGAAAATGGATGATGAGTTAAAAGAAATTCCTATTGGAACTTGGGAAGTAATCAGAGAGGGTACAGATGCTGTTATTCTGACATTCGGCACCACTATTGAAATGGCTATGCAGGCTGCAGAAAGCCTGGCGGAAAAAGACATTTCAGTCCGTGTTGTCAATGCAAGGTTTATCAAACCACTTGATTATGCCATGCTTTCACAGATCTTTTCTGAAAAATTGCCGGTGCTGACAATCGAAGAGGCTGTTCTGCAAGGTGGATTTGGAAGTGCAGTGCTTGAGTTTGCTCAAGAGCAAGGCCATTCAGATGCCGTTATAGACCGAATGGGCATTCCTGACCGTTTCATTGAACATGGCAGCGTAAGTAAACTGCTGGATGAAATAGGTTTAACAGCTGCTCACGCAGAGAGACGGATATTAAGCATATCAAAAGCGAAAGAGAAAAGGGTTTAG